The following proteins come from a genomic window of Melospiza georgiana isolate bMelGeo1 chromosome 3, bMelGeo1.pri, whole genome shotgun sequence:
- the THBD gene encoding thrombomodulin yields MLCAGCRAGHRKTGFDLRDEDSSGPLDVSPAGAQCLEHECFAVFWASRSFSVASEVCQRGGGHLMTVRSTVAEEAIALLLQNREGRLWLGLSLSPSLPCTVPSRLLRGFSWVTGDHRTDYTNWAPSGKRCGERCVTVSRELRWEERRCEEPADGFLCQYSYGGTCFRLSTQPGVPVTYSTPFGARGADFLALPPGSVAVIADLGLQLRCDDGDGAEPRWGRDTPGPWTCELGGGGCAGTCAEKRGRPRCSCPEGAVLAPDGRGCRSPCEGAQCQHHCVVAGSSFVCMCSVGYRLAADGVSCEDIDDCASEPGPCEQQCVNTKGGFECRCHRGYRMEDGHCQRQPPCWDLACQQRCEERPDGDRCGCHPGYAVDPQSPSRCLPYCNTTECPALCGDGGGDCECPLGFVLDEDENLCMDVDECDSGHCQFNCTNIPGSFQCHCPHGYFLQDIDCIPILDGDGEEASSGDLELEPRTPVPSRPPPQAEPLHPGVVVGIAGGALLSVLALAALGFHLARKRCRSHGSMDYKYSSPQEKELGLQPVPSAQKP; encoded by the exons ATGCTCTGTGCTGGatgcagagctggacacaggaAAACAGGGTTTGATCTGCGGGATGAAGATTCCAGCGGG CCGCTGGACGTGTCCCCCGCGGGCGCGCAGTGCCTGGAGCACGAGTGTTTCGCCGTGTTCTGGGCGTCCCGCTCCTTCTCCGTCGCCAGCGAGGTCTGCCAGCGGGGCGGGGGGCACCTCATGACCGTGCGCTCCACCGTGGCCGAGGAGGCGATCGCGCTGCTGCTCCAGAACCGCGAGGGGCGGCTCTGGCTCGGGCTGTCGCTGTCGCCCTCCTTGCCCTGCACCGTCCCCAGCCGGCTGCTCCGCGGCTTCAGCTGGGTCACCGGCGACCACAGAACCGATTACACCAACTGGGCGCCGTCGGGGAAGCGCTGCGGCGAGCGCTGCGTGACCGTGTCCCGGGAGCTGCGCTGGGAGGAGCGGCGCTGCGAGGAGCCGGCCGACGGCTTCCTCTGCCAGTACAGCTACGGGGGCACCTGTTTCCGCCTGAGCACCCAGCCCGGTGTTCCCGTCACCTACAGCACCCCTTTCGGCGCCCGCGGAGCCGACTTCCTGGCGCTGCCTCCGGGCAGCGTGGCCGTCATCGCTGACCTCGGGCTGCAGCTGCGCTGCGACGACGGGGACGGCGCGGAGCCGCGCTGGGGCCGCGACACGCCGGGACCGTGGACGTGCGAGctgggcggcggcggctgcgcgGGGACGTGCGCGGAGAAGCGCGGGCGGCCGCGCTGCTCCTGCCCCGAGGGCGCCGTGCTGGCCCCGGACGGGCGCGGGTGCCGCTCGCCGTGCGAGGGAGCGCAGTGCCAGCATCACTGCGTGGTGGCCGGGAGCTCCTTCGTGTGCATGTGCTCCGTCGGGTACCGGCTGGCGGCCGACGGCGTCAGCTGCGAGGACATCGACGACTGCGCCAGCGAGCCCGGGCCGTGCGAGCAGCAGTGCGTGAACACCAAGGGCGGCTTCGAGTGCCGGTGCCACAGAGGCTACAGGATGGAGGACGGGCACTGCCAGCGCCAGCCGCCCTGCTGGGACCTGgcgtgccagcagcgctgcgAGGAGCGGCCCGACGGCGACCGCTGCGGCTGCCACCCCGGCTACGCCGTGGACCCGCAGAGTCCCTCCCGCTGCCTCCCGTACTGCAACACCACCGAGtgcccggccctgtgcggcGACGGCGGCGGGGACTGCGAGTGTCCCCTGGGCTTCGTGCTGGACGAGGACGAAAACCTGTGCATGGACGTGGATGAGTGCGACAGCGGTCACTGCCAGTTCAACTGCACCAACATCCCCGGGAGCTTCcagtgccactgtccccacGGCTACTTCCTCCAAGACATCGACTGCATCCCCATCCTGGACGGGGACGGTGAGGAGGCGTCCTCGGGGGATTTGGAGCTGGAGCCGCGCACGCCCGTGCCCAGCCGGCCCCCGCCGCAAGCGGAGCCGCTGCACCCCGGCGTGGTGGTGGGCATCGCCGGCGGGGCCCTGCTGAGCGTCCTGGCCCTGGCGGCGCTGGGATTCCACCTGGCCAGGAAGCGCTGCCGCTCCCACGGCTCCATGGATTACAAGTACAGCAGCCcccaggagaaggagctggggctccagcccgtCCCCTCCGCACAGAAGCCGTAG
- the SSTR4 gene encoding somatostatin receptor type 4: MSTDGEQLLAAGIPLWSISSWAGSEPPPNSSTAVAALGDARGPPERGGSAAEIAGMVVLQCIYGLVCLLGLLGNALVIFVILRYAKMKTATNIYLLNLAIADELFMLSVPFVATAAALRRWPFGRALCRTVLGVDGLNMFSSVFCLTVLSLDRYIAVVHPLRAASYRRPRVAKLVNGGVWLLALLVASPIPVFAGTAVTRDGRAVACDLLWPSPAWAAAFVVYSSALGFVLPVVAMALCYLLLAGKMRVVAQGVGWQQRRRSEGKLTRLVVTVVAMFVVCWLPFYVVQLLELLLPGRLDASAHNASLLLSYSNSCANPILYGLLSENFRNSFHGVLRRCRDAGLCCCRAADADGGDSEDEEEPLDYCAAPRGDAKGCVCPPLPCQQDPLRPQPCCAPGALLPKTTPF; encoded by the coding sequence ATGAGCACGGACGgcgagcagctcctggcagccgGGATCCCCCTCTGGAGCATCTCCAGCTGGGCCGGCTCTGAGCCGCCCCCCAACAGCAGCACGGCCGTGGCGGCGCTGGGAGATGCCAGGGGGCCCCCGGAgcgcggcgggagcgcggcggAGATCGCGGGCATGGTGGTGCTGCAGTGCATCTACGGCCTGGtgtgcctgctggggctgctgggcaaCGCGCTCGTCATCTTCGTCATCCTGCGCTACGCCAAGATGAAGACGGCCACCAACATCTACCTGCTCAACCTGGCCATCGCCGACGAGCTCTTCATGCTCAGCGTGCCCTTCGTGGCCAcggcggcggcgctgcggcGCTGGCCCTTCGGCCGGGCGCTCTGCCGGACCGTGCTGGGCGTGGACGGCCTCAACATGTTCAGCAGCGTCTTCTGCCTCACCGTGCTCAGCCTGGACCGCTACATCGCCGTGGTGCACCCGCTGCGCGCTGCCTCCTACCGCCGCCCGCGCGTCGCCAAGCTGGTCAACGGCGGCGTGTggctgctggcgctgctggtGGCCTCGCCCATCCCGGTGTTCGCCGGCACGGCCGTCACCCGCGACGGCCGCGCCGTGGCCTGCGACCTGCTGTGGCCCAGCCCGGCGTGGGCGGCCGCCTTCGTGGTGTACAGCAGCGCGCTGGGCTTCGTGCTGCCCGTGGTGGCCATGGCGCTGTGCTACCTGCTGCTGGCCGGCAAGATGCGCGTGGTGGCGCAGGGCGTGGGCTggcagcagcggcggcgctCCGAGGGCAAGCTGACGCGCCTGGTGGTCACCGTGGTGGCCATGTTCGTGGTGTGCTGGCTGCCCTTCTACgtggtgcagctgctggagctgctgctgcccggccGCCTGGACGCCAGCGCGCACAACGCCTCGCTGCTGCTCAGCTACTCCAACAGCTGCGCCAACCCCATCCTCTATGGATTGCTCTCCGAGAATTTCCGCAACTCCTTCCACGGCGTGCTGCGCCGCTGCCGCGACGCCGGCCTGTGCTGCTGCCGCGCCGCCGACGCCGACGGCGGGGACAGCGAGGACGAGGAGGAGCCGCTGGATTACTGCGCCGCGCCCCGCGGGGACGCCAAGGGCTGCGTGTGCCccccactgccctgccagcaggaCCCCCTgcgcccccagccctgctgcgcGCCCGGGGCCCTgctccccaaaaccacccccTTCTAG